In Desulfosoma sp., the sequence CCTCTGTCTGAAAAGCAACGTTTGGCGGCAGGCGAGCGCAAGCAACACTCCCTGGAATCCTTGTTCCCTCGAGTTTTTGAGCGTCTAACGGAAATCGCCAAGGAACTCATCTACCGCCAGAAATGGGGACCTCAGGAAATCGAATTCACGTTTCAAGGTTCCGACGGCGACGGGCTCTACATTCTTCAGTCTCGGAACATGGCACCGCGTACCAGCCGCCGCTATGCATGTTTCAAGGTGACAAACGAGTTGGAAAAAAGTTACCTTGGCCACGGCATCGGGGTGAGTGGAGGGGCACTGTGCGGTCGTGTGGCTTTTGAAGTCAATGAGATCGTGCGGCTGAAAAAAGATTATCCTGGAGAACCTATCATCTTGATCCGTTCGGACACGGTTCCCGATGACATTCATGAGATTTCCATTGCCGACGGCCTTTTGACCGGTAAAGGCGGAGCCACGTCCCATGCGGCTATCGTGGCCCATCGTTTGGGCAAGACCTGTGTGGTAGGGTGTTCCAAAATGAGGGTCTGGGAACGGGACGGCCGATGCCTGATTGGAGGACGTTTTGTGAGAACCGGGGATGTGATCGGGATTGACGGGCGTAGCGGAGCCATCTATGCGGGATTTCACGAAACCACACAGGCCGAAGAAAACGGCACCGCCTGCGCCGAGTGATGGTGTGAAGGTTCGGGATTGAAGAGGGAGGAGGCTATATGGGCGAGCAAGAAAAAATGGTCCCTCAGAAGTTGGGTATCAATGGATTGGGTCGCATTGCCAAGCTGACCATCTGGCATCACGTAGAAAGACAGTATTTTTCCGAACTGGTGGTCAATATCGGTCGAGAAGTGGGGCGAAGCCTTGAAGATATCGCCATGTTTATTGAAAAGGACTCCACTTATGGAAGGCTGCATCATTTCTTGTATGGCTGCCGAGCTTCGCGCGTCATCGAGGAAATCAATGACCAAGAAGGATCCATGCGCATCAATGGCGTAAAGACCACTTTTTTGAGAAAGCACAGGAATCCGGCCGATATCGGCTGGAAGGAACATGGCGTGGAAATTGTCGTGGACGCCACGGGAGCTTTTCTGGATCCCACAGTGCCGGCGGAGGATCCTAAGGGGTCGGTAAGAGGTCATCTGGTGGCGGGAGCCCGCAAGGTGATTGTTTCGGCACCGTTTAAAATCAAGGACAAATCCAAAGAGATGCCGCCCGATGCGGTCACGACGGTCATGGGCATCAACGATGCGGACTTTGATCCCAAGCGCCATGTGATCGTCTCCCATGCTTCGTGCACCACCACATGCCTGGCCTACATGGTCAAGCCCCTTCTGGACTATTTCGGTCCCATGCGCATCCTTTCGGCATCCATGGCCACGGTGCATGCGGCAACCCCTTCCCAACAGGTGCTGGATCGAGCTCCCAAGGCCAAGGCAGACGACCTGAGAAAGACTCGGTCCGTGTTCAACAACATTATTCTCACCACGACCGGTGCAGCCAAAGCTTTGGGACTGGTTATTCCGGAAATGAAGGAAATCGGGTTCATCGCCGAATCCGTGCGTGTGCCGGTGACGACAGGATCCTTGATCATTTTGGTGGTCCTTATTCAAGACGAAAGCATGAAAAATCCCATTAACCGAAACCTTATCAATGACATTTACCGAAAGGCTCAGAGCCACTTTCCCGACGGTTACCTCTTGTATACGGACGAACAAAACGTTTCTTCGGACATTATCGGTTTGCCTAGAGCGGCCGCCGTCATTGAGGGCCACGAAACACACACCCGCACGGCCGCCGTGCGCTTCGACCTCAACCACGTGCTCAACGTGTGTGCCGCTTTGTCTTCAGAACAGGGATCGGCTTTTGATGTGGAGCAAGTACTTAAAAAAGCCGATAAAACCCTCAATGCTGAACAGCAAGCCAGAATCATTCAGATTCCTGTGACGCAAGCGGTCATTTACGGATGGTATGATAACGAATTGGGAAGCTACACCAATATGTTGGGGGATCGTACGGTCGGTATTGCCAAGATGCTGCGCTGATACCTTAGGAAAAAGGAGAAATGAGATGGCTGTCAGGGTTGCTATCAACGGATTTGGTCGCATCGGTCGCATGGTTTTTCGCGCTATTGTGGAACGCGGCAATCCACTGGAAGTAGCGGCTTTGAACGATTTGGGAAGCCCTGCCGAATTAGCTCATCTGCTGCGTTACGATTCCGTTCACGGCACATGGCATCGAGACATTTCCTCAGACGATGAAAACATTTATGTGGACGGCAAGGCCTACAAATGCCTCAAGGTGGGGGACCCCAGCCAAGCCCCATGGCGAGACTTGGGCGTGGACATTGTGTTGGAAACCAGCGGTCGTTTTCGGGACAAGGCCGCTTGTCTGAAGCACATGGATTCAGGGGCCCGTAAAGTCATCCTGGGGGCTCCCGGCAAGGGCATGGATGCCACCTTTGTCATGGGAGTCAACCATGACCAGTATGATCCCATGAAGCATCACATCGTCTCCAATGCTTCCTGTACCACCAATTGTCTGGCGCCTATCATTCGCGTGCTGCACGACCGGTTCGGCGTCGAACACGGTCTCATGACCACCATCCATTCTTACACCATGGATCAAAGGCTTTTGGACGCGCTCCACAAGGATCTGCGAAGGGCTCGAGCCGCAGCTCTTTCGATGGTGCCCACCACGACGGGAGCGGCCACAGCGGTGGCGGAAGTCATCCCGGAACTCAAAGGAAAATTGGACGGCATGGCCATTCGCGTTCCCACGCCCAATGTGTCCATTGTGGATGTGGTGTGTCGCGTGGAAACGGACACCACGGTGGAAGCCGTCAACCAAGCTCTAAAGGAAGCCGCCGAAGGGCACATGAAGGGCATACTGCGTTACGTGGAAGAAGAATTGGTCTCGGTGGATTTCAACCATACCACCTACTCGTCGTGCGTGGACGCGCCTCTTACCAAGGTTATCGATAAGCGGATGGTCAAGGTGCTCAGCTGGTATGACAACGAATATGGGTATTCCAACCGTCTGGTGGACCTGGCTCTGCACATGGGCAAGGACCTGTAAAACGAGGGGAATCAAAGGGCGGTTTCGCTCGATGAAGTTTTTCGAGTGGGTCGAAAAACGCGGGAGGGGCGAACCATGAAAACATTGGATCACGTGGACGTTTCGGGAAAGCGTGTGTTTATCCGCGTGGATTTTAATGTGCCTTTGGACAAAAAGGACGGCCGAGTTGCCGATGATGCTCGAATCCACGCTATTTTGCCCACCCTGAAAAAAGTGATGGATGCCGGGGGTAAGGCCGTTTTGGCGTCCCATTTGGGCAGACCCAAGGGTAAAGTGGTGCCGGAGATGAGCTTAGCACCTGTGGCAAGGCATCTTTCGGGCATATTGGGCCGAGAAGTTTCTTTGGCTCCCGATTGTGTGGGGCCCGAGGTCCAGGCCATGGTGCGAGATGTGCCTTTTGGAGGAGTTCTCCTTCTTGAAAACCTAAGGTTCCACCCCGAAGAAGAAAAAAACGATCCGAACTTTTCCAAGGAACTTGCGTCTCTTGCCGATGTGTACGTCAATGACGCTTTTGCCGTCTCTCATCGCGCCCATGCTTCCGTGCATGGCATTACCGAATACGTGGCGGTGTGCGCGGCGGGCTATCAGCTGGCCAAGGAAGTGGAATATTTCAAGAAGTCCGTAGAAACGCCTGAGCGTCCTCTGGCTGTGGTGATAGGGGGCGCCAAGGTTTCCACCAAGATCGGAGTGCTGGAAAACCTTATTCCCAAAGTGGATCTTCTCGTGATCGGTGGGGCCATGGCCAACACCTTTCTCAAGGCGCAGGGCTACGGCGTGGGAAAATCCATGGTGGAAGAGGAATATGTCGACAAAGCGACGGAACTCTTGCAACTGGCCAAAGATCGCGGTGTTCGTGTGCTTCTGCCTATGGATGTGGTGGTCGCTCCAGCTTTGGAATCGGGAGCCCAGGCTCAAACCGTGAATTTAAATGCCGTCCCTGAAGACGCCGCCATCTATGATGTGGGGGAACGCACTCTCGAGACTGTCAAGGAAGCTCTGAAAACATGTGCGACCATCGTTTGGAACGGTCCTCTCGGTGCTTTTGAAACTCCGCCTTTTGAAAGGGGAACCTTTGCTCTCGCGGAATTCTTGGGGTCGACCAAGGCCCTGACGGTGATCGGTGGAGGGGATTCCGCCAGCGCGGTCAAACAGGCTGGTGTGGCTCAGAAAGTCAGTTATGTTTCCACAGGAGGCGGCGCCTTTTTAGAAATGATGGAAGGAAAGATCCTGCCTGGTATCGAAGCCTTGGAAGCTTGCATGGGTAAGGAGTAGTCATGGGTACGAATGCGCGCCTACCTCTTATGGCGGCCAACTGGAAAATGCATTTGAGCGTGGCGGAAGCGGTCTCCTTTGTCGCCAAGCTTCATGAAGCCGTGGGAAGTCCCGAGGATCGCGAGGTGCTCATCGCTCCGCCGTTCACTCATCTTTGGCCGTTACGGGAAGCCATGAAAGCGGCCGGATTTTCTTTAGCCGCCCAAAACTGCCACTGGGAACCCAAGGGAGCTTTCACCGGCGAAGTGTCTCTGGGAATGATACTGGAAACGGGATGCCGCTACGTCATTGTGGGACATTCGGAAAGGAGGCACATTTTCGGAGAATCCGATGCCTGGATCGGTTTAAAAACCGCAGCGGCTCTAGCGCAAGGGGTGGTGCCCATATTGTGTATCGGTGAAAAGATCGAAGAGCGGGAAGCGGGATTAACGGTGGAGGTGCTGCGCCGTCAGTTGAGCACGGCTCTGGAAAAGGTCCATTTGCAGGCTTCGAGCCGGTTGGTCATAGCCTATGAACCGGTTTGGGCCATCGGCACAGGCAAGACGGCAACACCCGAACAGGCTCAGGAAGCCCATGCTTTTGTTCGACAATGGCTGGAAGAACGCTTTGACAAAGCGGTTGCAAACGGTATGCGAATATTGTATGGAGGCTCGGTCAAGCCGGACAATGTGGACCATCTCATGGCTCAGCCCGATATTGACGGGGCCTTGGTTGGAGGAGCGAGCCTGGAGGTGGGTTCCTTTGCCCGAATTGTTCAATTCACAAGGAGTGTGAGAAGCGGCTGATGCAAGCAATCCTGATCACGTTTCATATTTTGGCCTGTCTGGCCCTGATCTTCATCGTGCTGTTGCAGACGGGCCGCGGGGCCGAAATCGGTGCCGTCTTTGGGGGAAGTTCCCAGACCCTGTTCGGCAGCACAGGTGGCACAACCTTTCTAGGTAAACTCACGACCTTGGCAGCGGTCGTTTTTATGATCACCTGTCTGGGCTTGACTTACATGTCCGGTCAGGTGCACACCAAATCCGTCATGGACAAGGCGCCTGTCAAGGAACAGCCGTTGTTGCCGGAAGCGAAGCCCGTGCAGCCTGCACCGGCCCCCATCACGGTGGAAACGAAACCGGTGACCCCGGAACAGGAAGCCGGGCAGCCGTCGCCAGGGCCGGTTCCCGAGGCTCCAGGGTCACAACAACCGGCGACCGAATCGGGGACGCAAGGAAAATCCGCTCAATAAACTCTTGCACCGGTATGAAATTCGGCTATAATGGATAGTTGCCATCTTGTAGTGCCGAAGTGGTGGAATTTGGTAGACACGCCATCTTGAGGGGGTGGTGGGGAGACCCGTGCCGGTTCGAGTCCGGCCTTCGGCACCATGAAGCCGTTCAAGCCGCAATCCAGTCACGGGTTGCGGCTTTTTTGTCTGTCCTTTGATGAGCACGCTCGAAAATGGGCCGCTTCCGTGATTTGCATCCTATGGTCCGCACGCAAATCCCGTTGAAGCGGATCCAAAGGGCTTTCCAAAGATTTTTGGAGCCACTGGCTTGCTCTTCCTCCTTGCGAAAAAGAGTCGTGCCGGCGTCATGAGGCCGTCTCTTCAAGCCGTCGTTTCAAGGAGCCTTCAAAACACTTGGGGATGGCGGTTGATTCCAGGGTGCGATTCCTTCTTGCTTGCCAAAAGAAATATCTGGACTATGCTTCTATCTTCAGCAAAAGCATCCTGTTAGCCATTTTTCACTGAATGGGTCCGTGTGGAAAAGGAGCGAGCCGCTTTGAGTCGAGGGGAGCTTTTCCGCAATGGATTGGAGTCCAGTTCTACGCGGCCGCCGCTGGGATGGGTCTGCACGTATACCCCCGAAGAACTTCTGCTGGCTGCCGGATTCACTCCGGTGCGTCTTCCCTGTTCATCATCACACCCTTCTCTGGAAACCCCGCTTCCTGCCAATCTGTGTGGATATGTTCGCGGACTGCTGGGGACTGCTCTGGGAGGCCTGGGACCTGATCTGGTGGGAGTGGTTTTTGCCATGTCTTGTGACGCCATGAGGCGGCTGGCGGATGCCTGGTCCTTTTGTTTTCCCAATCATTTCGTTTACCGTTTGGATGTTCCCCGCCGCTGGGATCCAGACGCCGAGGAGTTCTTTTATCAGCAGCTGAGCCGGCTGCGTGAAGCTCTTGGAGTTTTTGGAGGACATGCCATTTCCGATGCCGATCTGGAAGCGGCCATCGCCTTGGTCAACGAGACCCGACGGCTTCTTCAAGCTATTTCCTTCATGCG encodes:
- the tpiA gene encoding triose-phosphate isomerase, which gives rise to MGTNARLPLMAANWKMHLSVAEAVSFVAKLHEAVGSPEDREVLIAPPFTHLWPLREAMKAAGFSLAAQNCHWEPKGAFTGEVSLGMILETGCRYVIVGHSERRHIFGESDAWIGLKTAAALAQGVVPILCIGEKIEEREAGLTVEVLRRQLSTALEKVHLQASSRLVIAYEPVWAIGTGKTATPEQAQEAHAFVRQWLEERFDKAVANGMRILYGGSVKPDNVDHLMAQPDIDGALVGGASLEVGSFARIVQFTRSVRSG
- the gap gene encoding type I glyceraldehyde-3-phosphate dehydrogenase, with translation MAVRVAINGFGRIGRMVFRAIVERGNPLEVAALNDLGSPAELAHLLRYDSVHGTWHRDISSDDENIYVDGKAYKCLKVGDPSQAPWRDLGVDIVLETSGRFRDKAACLKHMDSGARKVILGAPGKGMDATFVMGVNHDQYDPMKHHIVSNASCTTNCLAPIIRVLHDRFGVEHGLMTTIHSYTMDQRLLDALHKDLRRARAAALSMVPTTTGAATAVAEVIPELKGKLDGMAIRVPTPNVSIVDVVCRVETDTTVEAVNQALKEAAEGHMKGILRYVEEELVSVDFNHTTYSSCVDAPLTKVIDKRMVKVLSWYDNEYGYSNRLVDLALHMGKDL
- a CDS encoding phosphoglycerate kinase; protein product: MKTLDHVDVSGKRVFIRVDFNVPLDKKDGRVADDARIHAILPTLKKVMDAGGKAVLASHLGRPKGKVVPEMSLAPVARHLSGILGREVSLAPDCVGPEVQAMVRDVPFGGVLLLENLRFHPEEEKNDPNFSKELASLADVYVNDAFAVSHRAHASVHGITEYVAVCAAGYQLAKEVEYFKKSVETPERPLAVVIGGAKVSTKIGVLENLIPKVDLLVIGGAMANTFLKAQGYGVGKSMVEEEYVDKATELLQLAKDRGVRVLLPMDVVVAPALESGAQAQTVNLNAVPEDAAIYDVGERTLETVKEALKTCATIVWNGPLGAFETPPFERGTFALAEFLGSTKALTVIGGGDSASAVKQAGVAQKVSYVSTGGGAFLEMMEGKILPGIEALEACMGKE
- a CDS encoding glyceraldehyde 3-phosphate dehydrogenase NAD-binding domain-containing protein, giving the protein MGEQEKMVPQKLGINGLGRIAKLTIWHHVERQYFSELVVNIGREVGRSLEDIAMFIEKDSTYGRLHHFLYGCRASRVIEEINDQEGSMRINGVKTTFLRKHRNPADIGWKEHGVEIVVDATGAFLDPTVPAEDPKGSVRGHLVAGARKVIVSAPFKIKDKSKEMPPDAVTTVMGINDADFDPKRHVIVSHASCTTTCLAYMVKPLLDYFGPMRILSASMATVHAATPSQQVLDRAPKAKADDLRKTRSVFNNIILTTTGAAKALGLVIPEMKEIGFIAESVRVPVTTGSLIILVVLIQDESMKNPINRNLINDIYRKAQSHFPDGYLLYTDEQNVSSDIIGLPRAAAVIEGHETHTRTAAVRFDLNHVLNVCAALSSEQGSAFDVEQVLKKADKTLNAEQQARIIQIPVTQAVIYGWYDNELGSYTNMLGDRTVGIAKMLR
- the secG gene encoding preprotein translocase subunit SecG yields the protein MQAILITFHILACLALIFIVLLQTGRGAEIGAVFGGSSQTLFGSTGGTTFLGKLTTLAAVVFMITCLGLTYMSGQVHTKSVMDKAPVKEQPLLPEAKPVQPAPAPITVETKPVTPEQEAGQPSPGPVPEAPGSQQPATESGTQGKSAQ